Proteins encoded in a region of the Paucibacter sediminis genome:
- a CDS encoding transglycosylase SLT domain-containing protein → MSMHLSPPRQVLTLASLAAALLLGACATTAPDAGPPPAAAPLEREAAAPPPKTTDTAQQGFRQAESESMALLEDSLNPGAKIDLNDAAAQADLWARIRRGFAMPELDNEGVRRAEAWYSARPDYVQRMTERGSRYLFHIVEEVEKRGMPTELALLPFVESAFVTDATSRVKASGMWQFMPATGRDFALKQNVFRDDRRDVLASTRAALDYLGRLGKMFDGDWQLALAAYNWGQGNVSKAIARNQKAGLPTDYDSIKMPDETRYYLPKLQAVKNIVLRPDAYALSLPPVANHPYFLSVKIERDMDVALAANLAGMSEEHFRQFNPQMNQPVILAKAGGEAGGQVLLPYDNAAVFIGQLAAHQAVNRGPLASWTAWVVPKTMKPAEAAKQLGMSEAQLRELNKIPARMLVKQGSTLLVPRTAHRDQDVSEHLADNASMSLAPDVPPLRRVALKAGKGDTVASLAKRWRVSAGQVAQWNKVGVKASFKPGQPLVIYTAQAEPAPTRVAQAGKPRPASKPAARVGGRTVTAMNNSAPVLSRQLTQRR, encoded by the coding sequence ATGAGCATGCATTTGAGCCCCCCCAGGCAAGTCCTGACCCTCGCGAGCCTGGCGGCCGCCCTGCTGCTGGGCGCCTGCGCCACCACCGCCCCCGATGCGGGCCCGCCGCCCGCCGCCGCCCCGCTCGAACGCGAGGCCGCGGCCCCGCCGCCCAAGACCACCGACACCGCGCAGCAGGGCTTCCGCCAGGCCGAGAGCGAATCGATGGCCCTGCTGGAAGACAGCCTCAACCCCGGCGCCAAGATCGACCTCAACGACGCCGCCGCCCAGGCCGACCTGTGGGCGCGCATCCGCCGCGGCTTTGCCATGCCCGAGCTCGACAACGAGGGCGTGCGCCGCGCCGAGGCCTGGTACAGCGCCCGCCCGGACTATGTGCAGCGCATGACCGAGCGCGGCAGCCGCTATCTGTTCCACATCGTCGAGGAAGTTGAAAAGCGCGGCATGCCCACCGAGCTGGCCCTGCTGCCCTTCGTCGAAAGCGCCTTCGTCACCGACGCCACCTCGCGCGTCAAGGCCTCCGGCATGTGGCAGTTCATGCCCGCCACCGGCCGCGATTTCGCGCTCAAGCAGAACGTCTTTCGCGACGACCGGCGCGACGTGCTGGCCTCCACGCGCGCCGCGCTCGACTATCTCGGCCGCCTCGGCAAGATGTTCGATGGCGACTGGCAGCTGGCGCTGGCCGCCTACAACTGGGGCCAGGGCAATGTGAGCAAGGCGATCGCGCGCAACCAGAAGGCCGGCCTGCCGACCGACTACGACAGCATCAAGATGCCGGACGAGACGCGCTACTACCTGCCCAAGCTGCAGGCGGTAAAGAACATCGTGCTACGCCCGGACGCCTATGCCCTGAGCCTGCCGCCGGTGGCCAACCACCCCTACTTCCTGTCGGTGAAGATCGAGCGCGACATGGACGTGGCCCTGGCCGCCAATCTGGCCGGCATGAGCGAGGAGCATTTCCGCCAGTTCAACCCGCAGATGAACCAGCCGGTGATCCTGGCCAAGGCCGGCGGCGAGGCTGGGGGCCAGGTCTTGCTGCCCTACGACAACGCCGCCGTCTTCATCGGCCAGCTGGCCGCGCACCAGGCCGTCAACCGCGGCCCGCTGGCGAGCTGGACCGCCTGGGTGGTGCCCAAGACCATGAAGCCGGCCGAGGCGGCCAAGCAGCTGGGCATGAGCGAGGCGCAGCTGCGCGAGCTCAACAAGATCCCGGCGCGCATGCTGGTCAAGCAGGGCTCGACCCTGCTGGTGCCGCGCACCGCGCACCGCGACCAGGATGTCTCCGAGCACCTGGCCGACAACGCCAGCATGAGCCTGGCGCCCGATGTGCCGCCGCTGCGGCGCGTCGCGCTCAAGGCCGGCAAGGGCGATACGGTGGCCTCGCTGGCCAAGCGCTGGCGCGTCAGCGCCGGCCAGGTGGCGCAGTGGAACAAGGTGGGCGTGAAGGCGAGCTTCAAGCCCGGCCAGCCGCTGGTGATCTACACCGCCCAGGCCGAGCCGGCCCCCACGCGCGTGGCGCAGGCTGGCAAGCCCAGGCCCGCCAGCAAGCCGGCGGCCCGCGTGGGCGGCCGCACCGTCACCGCCATGAACAACAGCGCGCCGGTGCTGTCGCGTCAGCTCACGCAGCGCCGCTGA
- a CDS encoding MAPEG family protein — protein MTFANYCIIIAALLPIVCAGIAKSPGIGKRRSAGGYDNHQPRAWLAQLTGRQARANAAQSNSFEALPLFIAGVLAAQQMHAPQERVDLLALGFIAARVVYIALYVSDKASARSITWFVGMGFSIALFFSGAA, from the coding sequence ATGACCTTTGCCAACTACTGCATCATCATCGCGGCCCTGCTGCCCATCGTCTGTGCCGGCATCGCCAAGTCGCCCGGCATCGGCAAGCGGCGCAGCGCCGGCGGCTATGACAACCACCAGCCGCGTGCCTGGCTGGCCCAGCTCACCGGCCGGCAGGCGCGCGCCAATGCGGCGCAGTCCAACAGCTTCGAGGCCCTGCCGCTGTTCATTGCCGGCGTGCTGGCGGCGCAGCAGATGCATGCGCCGCAGGAGCGCGTGGACCTGCTGGCGCTGGGCTTCATCGCCGCCCGCGTCGTCTACATCGCGCTCTATGTGAGCGACAAGGCCTCGGCGCGCTCCATCACCTGGTTCGTCGGCATGGGCTTCAGCATCGCGCTGTTCTTCAGCGGCGCTGCGTGA
- the recR gene encoding recombination mediator RecR, with protein sequence MSALEQLIEALRRLPGVGQKSAQRMAYHLLQHDREGAQRLSAALAAAAQQVQHCQRCHTFSEAALCPVCLDATRDAKLLCVVETPADQAALERTGSYRGYYFVLQGRVSPLDGISTKDIGVAELLERASDGLVEEVILATSFTAEGEATAHVVGEVLRARGLRSTRLARGVPVGSELEYVDLGTIAHALVDRR encoded by the coding sequence TTGAGCGCGCTTGAGCAATTGATCGAGGCGCTGCGGCGCCTGCCCGGCGTGGGTCAGAAGTCGGCGCAGCGCATGGCCTACCACCTGCTGCAGCATGACCGCGAGGGTGCGCAGCGCCTGTCCGCCGCGCTCGCCGCGGCGGCCCAGCAGGTGCAGCATTGCCAGCGCTGCCATACCTTCAGCGAGGCGGCGCTGTGCCCGGTCTGCCTGGATGCCACGCGCGACGCCAAGCTGCTGTGCGTGGTGGAGACGCCGGCCGACCAGGCGGCGCTGGAGCGCACCGGCTCCTACCGCGGCTATTACTTCGTGCTGCAGGGGCGCGTCAGCCCATTGGACGGCATCAGCACCAAGGACATCGGCGTGGCCGAGCTGCTGGAGCGGGCGTCCGACGGCCTGGTGGAGGAGGTCATCCTCGCCACCAGCTTCACCGCCGAGGGCGAGGCCACCGCCCATGTGGTGGGCGAGGTGCTGCGCGCGCGCGGCCTGCGTTCCACCCGCCTGGCGCGCGGCGTGCCGGTGGGCAGCGAACTCGAGTATGTGGACCTGGGCACCATCGCGCATGCCCTGGTGGATCGACGTTGA
- a CDS encoding YbaB/EbfC family nucleoid-associated protein, giving the protein MMKGQLAGLMKQAQAMQDNLKKAQDELGTIEVEGQSGAGLVKVTMTCKHDVKRVSIDPSLLADDKDMLEDLVAAAFNDGLRRAEAVSQEKMGKLTAGMPLPPGMKFPF; this is encoded by the coding sequence ATGATGAAGGGTCAACTGGCCGGTCTGATGAAGCAGGCCCAGGCGATGCAGGACAACCTGAAGAAGGCGCAGGACGAGCTCGGCACCATCGAGGTCGAGGGCCAGTCGGGCGCCGGCCTGGTGAAGGTCACGATGACCTGCAAGCACGATGTCAAGCGCGTCAGCATCGACCCCAGCCTGCTGGCGGACGACAAGGACATGCTGGAGGACCTGGTGGCCGCCGCCTTCAACGACGGCCTGCGCCGTGCCGAGGCGGTGAGCCAGGAGAAGATGGGCAAGCTGACGGCCGGCATGCCGCTGCCTCCCGGCATGAAGTTCCCGTTCTGA
- the dnaX gene encoding DNA polymerase III subunit gamma/tau: MSYQVLARKYRPHSFEELVGQEHVVQALANALTQQRLHHAYLFTGTRGVGKTTVSRILAKSLNCTGPDGNGTITATPCGVCDACRDIDAGRFVDYVELDAASNRGVEEISQLLDQSVYKPVVGRFKVYMIDEVHMLSNTAFNAMLKTLEEPPDYLKFVLATTDPQKVPVTVLSRCLQFNLRPMAPQNVLSHLTQVLQAEQVPAEPGALRLLARAARGSMRDALSLTDQAIAFGAGQLQEAGVRQMLGTVDRGHVIAILDALIASDGPAVVAQADGLRNLGLSAAGTLEDLASTLQQMAVAQAAPGALDEQDPETAEAQRLAALLPADEVQVMYSMALHGRAELSLAPDDYAGLVMVLLRMLSFRPAAAGGERGVAPAARPLARPAPVASAAPAAAAPLLRTAAPSMAVKPVATVASEPASKPAPPAPAPAPVQASRERPSADSPMSARLRPKPVERAPEPELGDEPPPWLDVPPADDDGVALAEASLDVGDMPSDSAGAAAAPGGEGGYASTAGAEIPLVPTPLGERWAGLIRQLGVTALVRELGMQAECVGIDAQAQPQVWRLRVERESLRQPALKDKLEAALAAHLQAAAVIELEPGLAQDSPALRDATEVRARQRRAEQIILEDPFVQQLLTQFRTARIVPGSIKPH, from the coding sequence ATGAGTTACCAGGTCCTCGCGCGCAAATATCGCCCCCACAGCTTCGAAGAGCTGGTGGGCCAGGAGCATGTGGTGCAGGCCCTGGCCAATGCACTCACCCAGCAGCGCCTGCACCATGCCTATCTGTTCACCGGCACGCGTGGCGTGGGCAAGACCACGGTCTCGCGCATCCTCGCCAAGAGCCTGAACTGCACCGGCCCGGACGGCAATGGCACCATCACCGCCACGCCCTGCGGCGTCTGCGACGCCTGCCGCGACATCGATGCCGGCCGCTTCGTGGACTATGTGGAGCTCGACGCGGCCTCCAACCGCGGCGTCGAGGAGATCTCGCAGCTGCTGGACCAATCGGTCTACAAGCCGGTGGTGGGGCGCTTCAAGGTCTACATGATCGACGAAGTGCACATGCTCTCCAACACCGCCTTCAACGCCATGCTGAAGACACTGGAGGAGCCGCCCGACTACCTCAAGTTCGTGCTCGCCACCACCGACCCGCAGAAGGTGCCGGTGACGGTGCTGTCGCGCTGCCTGCAGTTCAATCTGCGCCCGATGGCGCCGCAGAACGTGCTCTCGCACCTGACCCAGGTGTTGCAGGCCGAGCAGGTGCCGGCCGAGCCCGGCGCGCTGCGCCTGCTCGCGCGCGCCGCGCGCGGCTCGATGCGCGACGCGCTCTCGCTCACCGACCAGGCGATCGCCTTCGGCGCCGGCCAACTGCAGGAGGCCGGCGTACGCCAGATGCTGGGCACGGTGGATCGCGGTCATGTGATCGCCATCCTCGATGCCCTCATTGCCAGCGACGGCCCGGCCGTGGTGGCCCAGGCCGATGGCCTGCGCAACCTGGGCCTGTCGGCCGCGGGGACGCTGGAAGACCTGGCCAGCACCCTGCAGCAGATGGCGGTGGCCCAGGCCGCACCGGGCGCGCTGGACGAGCAGGACCCCGAGACCGCCGAGGCGCAACGCCTGGCGGCCCTGCTGCCCGCCGACGAGGTGCAGGTGATGTACAGCATGGCCCTGCACGGCCGCGCCGAACTCTCGCTGGCGCCGGACGACTACGCCGGCCTGGTGATGGTGCTGCTGCGCATGCTCAGCTTTCGCCCCGCCGCGGCGGGCGGGGAACGCGGCGTAGCACCGGCGGCCAGGCCGCTGGCAAGACCTGCCCCCGTGGCGTCGGCCGCGCCTGCTGCCGCCGCGCCGCTGCTGCGCACCGCGGCGCCCAGCATGGCCGTGAAGCCGGTGGCCACGGTGGCCAGCGAGCCGGCGTCCAAGCCCGCGCCGCCGGCTCCGGCCCCCGCGCCGGTGCAGGCGAGCCGCGAGCGCCCCAGCGCCGACAGCCCCATGAGCGCGCGCCTGCGCCCCAAGCCGGTGGAGCGTGCGCCCGAGCCCGAGCTCGGCGACGAGCCGCCGCCCTGGCTGGATGTGCCGCCCGCCGATGACGACGGTGTGGCGCTGGCGGAGGCCTCGTTGGATGTCGGCGATATGCCTAGCGATAGCGCGGGCGCTGCCGCTGCGCCCGGCGGCGAGGGCGGCTATGCCTCCACCGCTGGGGCCGAGATTCCGCTCGTGCCCACCCCCCTGGGCGAGCGCTGGGCCGGCCTGATCCGGCAACTGGGCGTCACCGCCCTGGTGCGCGAACTGGGCATGCAGGCCGAATGCGTCGGCATCGACGCGCAGGCCCAGCCGCAGGTCTGGCGCTTGCGCGTGGAGCGCGAGTCGTTGCGCCAGCCGGCCTTGAAAGACAAGCTGGAGGCGGCGCTCGCCGCGCATTTGCAGGCCGCCGCCGTGATCGAGCTGGAGCCCGGCCTGGCCCAGGACTCGCCCGCGCTGCGCGACGCCACCGAGGTGCGCGCGCGCCAGCGCCGCGCCGAGCAAATCATTCTCGAGGACCCCTTCGTCCAGCAACTGCTGACGCAGTTCCGGACGGCACGCATCGTGCCCGGGTCCATCAAACCACACTGA
- a CDS encoding AIR synthase-related protein, with translation MSTHAPSSPDTLSYEQAGVNYDLIDPLKVSAQRAAAATAVHMGEHGFSEVKASRGESAYVLDVGPFYLASIVECLGSKTLVADEMNKLTGKNYYDGIAQDTIAMAVNDLITVGATPLVVQAYWAAGGSDWFGNAERAQTLVAGWKKACDICQVSWGGGETPALAGIVEEGRIDLAASCTGIINPKSRLSVGDALAAGDAIVLLASSGIHANGLSLARKLVERLPQGYLTEVEPGLSYGEALLAPTVLYSPVTEALFKAGIQPHYCANITGHGWRKLLRHPAQFTYRIHTVPPVTPVLKFMQEHAKQDDREAYSTLNMGAGFAIFVAAEDAERTVAVAKACGIEAWVAGALEEGPKQLLIEPLNIRFSDDDLQLR, from the coding sequence ATGAGCACGCATGCCCCCTCCTCCCCGGACACCCTGAGCTACGAGCAAGCCGGGGTCAATTACGACCTGATCGACCCCCTCAAGGTGAGCGCCCAGCGCGCTGCCGCCGCCACCGCCGTCCATATGGGCGAGCATGGTTTCAGCGAGGTCAAGGCCTCGCGCGGCGAATCCGCCTATGTGCTGGACGTGGGGCCTTTCTACCTCGCCTCCATCGTCGAATGCCTGGGTTCCAAGACCCTGGTGGCCGACGAGATGAACAAGCTCACCGGCAAGAACTATTACGACGGCATCGCCCAGGACACCATCGCGATGGCGGTGAACGACCTCATCACGGTGGGCGCCACGCCGCTGGTGGTGCAGGCCTACTGGGCCGCCGGCGGCTCCGACTGGTTCGGCAATGCCGAGCGCGCCCAGACCCTGGTGGCCGGCTGGAAGAAGGCCTGCGACATCTGCCAGGTTTCATGGGGCGGCGGTGAGACCCCGGCGCTGGCCGGCATCGTCGAGGAGGGCCGCATCGACCTGGCGGCCTCCTGCACCGGCATCATCAATCCCAAGAGCCGCCTCTCGGTGGGTGACGCGCTGGCCGCCGGCGACGCCATCGTGCTGCTGGCCTCCAGTGGCATCCATGCCAACGGCCTGTCGCTCGCGCGCAAGCTGGTGGAGCGCCTGCCCCAGGGCTACCTCACCGAGGTGGAGCCCGGCCTCAGCTACGGCGAGGCGCTGCTGGCGCCCACGGTGCTGTACTCGCCCGTCACCGAGGCGCTCTTCAAGGCCGGCATCCAGCCGCATTACTGCGCCAACATCACCGGCCATGGCTGGCGCAAGCTGCTGCGCCATCCGGCCCAGTTCACCTACCGCATCCACACGGTGCCGCCGGTGACGCCGGTGCTGAAGTTCATGCAGGAACACGCCAAGCAGGACGACCGCGAAGCCTATTCGACGCTGAACATGGGGGCAGGTTTCGCCATCTTCGTGGCGGCCGAGGACGCCGAGCGCACCGTGGCCGTGGCCAAGGCCTGCGGCATCGAGGCCTGGGTGGCGGGCGCGCTGGAGGAAGGCCCCAAGCAGCTGCTGATCGAGCCGCTCAACATCCGCTTCAGCGACGACGACCTGCAGCTTCGCTGA
- a CDS encoding serine/threonine protein kinase: MSSLPPVSQPPAAMGRFRPIKQLGEGAQATVWLAHDPRLDREVALKVLHKGAEPSSVDAWLHEARAVARLTHPNIVPVFEADMQDGQAYMVFEYVSGGTLADKLRAGPYGRARDAVELMLGVLDGLGAAHAAGVVHRDLKPSNIMIDAKGRARVMDFGIAAWISDAGRPQRVVGTPGYISPEAAKGLAPSPQMDVFASAVMLAEMLSGQRLNYHPDPWAAVRRVIEQDLLLPHGLGTDVDDKLRATIQRGLARDPAQRWHTAREFHDALAEWLHPTVQAEPVDATENATLEFLLRRMRHKTDFPAMSDAMGRIQRLTQSENESLASISNEILKDVALTHKLLRLVNTAQFSHAGGGGITTVSRAAALIGFAGIRNLAMSLILLERMENKAHAQQLRVEFLRSLMAGSLARELCSATRENEEAFLSAMLQNLGRLLTEFYFPEEAEQVRRITRPERREGAAAPLSEAAASAQVLGLSYEQMGLGVARQWGLPEQLQRAMRRPDGEAPNRAVDAPAERQRWLARAANDVADVILHSDPSEAHAKVKAMAQRYSRALGISAQDFDTAADLARRNLSQMAEAMEIRLPKSSPGQRLLAPLTPAPGDSLSPHELHATTVMYEPTMVLDERQVSLEQASETLAAGIQDITNAMVENFKLNEVLRMILETIYRGLGFRRVVFCLRDPKTETLTGRFGLGEGVELVAPLFRVPLRHAPGAHVDLFAAVCQKGVDTLIADATVAKIAERLPAWFMGAPKAPSFLILPMAMKGAPFAMIYADKATPGGIDLGEKELSLLRTLRNQAVMAFKQAS; encoded by the coding sequence ATGTCGTCTCTGCCTCCCGTCTCGCAGCCGCCCGCGGCCATGGGGCGGTTCCGTCCGATCAAACAGCTTGGCGAAGGCGCGCAGGCCACCGTGTGGCTGGCCCATGACCCGCGGCTGGACCGCGAGGTGGCGCTGAAGGTGCTGCACAAGGGCGCCGAGCCCAGCAGCGTCGACGCCTGGCTGCACGAGGCGCGCGCCGTGGCGCGGCTCACCCATCCGAATATCGTGCCGGTGTTCGAGGCCGATATGCAGGACGGCCAGGCCTATATGGTGTTCGAGTATGTGAGCGGCGGCACGCTGGCCGACAAGCTGCGCGCGGGCCCCTATGGGCGTGCCCGCGATGCCGTAGAGCTGATGCTGGGCGTGCTCGACGGGCTGGGTGCCGCGCACGCCGCCGGCGTGGTGCACCGTGACCTGAAGCCCTCCAACATCATGATCGACGCCAAGGGGCGCGCCCGCGTGATGGACTTCGGCATCGCCGCCTGGATTTCGGACGCCGGGCGGCCGCAGCGCGTGGTGGGTACGCCCGGCTATATCTCGCCCGAGGCGGCCAAGGGCCTGGCGCCCAGCCCGCAGATGGACGTGTTTGCGTCCGCCGTGATGCTGGCCGAGATGCTTTCGGGCCAGCGCCTCAACTACCACCCCGACCCCTGGGCGGCGGTGCGCCGCGTCATCGAGCAGGATCTGCTGCTGCCCCATGGCCTCGGCACCGATGTGGACGACAAGCTGCGCGCCACCATCCAGCGAGGCCTCGCGCGCGACCCCGCGCAGCGCTGGCATACCGCGCGCGAGTTCCACGACGCGCTGGCCGAATGGCTGCACCCGACGGTGCAGGCCGAGCCGGTGGATGCCACCGAGAACGCGACGCTGGAATTCCTGCTGCGCCGCATGCGGCACAAGACCGACTTCCCGGCCATGTCCGACGCGATGGGCCGCATCCAGCGGCTCACGCAGTCGGAGAACGAGAGCCTGGCCAGCATTTCGAACGAAATCCTCAAGGACGTGGCGCTCACCCACAAGCTGCTGCGCTTGGTGAACACGGCCCAGTTCAGCCATGCCGGGGGCGGCGGCATCACCACCGTGTCGCGCGCCGCGGCCCTGATCGGCTTTGCGGGCATACGCAATCTGGCCATGTCGCTGATCCTGCTCGAACGCATGGAGAACAAGGCGCATGCGCAGCAGCTGCGGGTGGAGTTTCTGCGCTCGCTGATGGCGGGCTCGCTGGCGCGCGAACTCTGCAGCGCCACGCGCGAGAACGAGGAGGCCTTCCTCTCCGCCATGCTGCAGAACCTGGGGCGCTTGCTGACCGAGTTCTACTTTCCCGAGGAAGCGGAGCAGGTGCGCCGCATCACCCGGCCGGAGCGCCGCGAGGGCGCCGCGGCCCCGCTCAGCGAGGCCGCCGCATCGGCCCAGGTGCTGGGCCTGAGCTACGAGCAGATGGGCCTGGGAGTGGCGCGGCAATGGGGCCTGCCCGAGCAGTTGCAACGCGCCATGCGCCGCCCCGACGGCGAGGCGCCGAACCGGGCGGTGGATGCGCCGGCCGAGCGCCAGCGCTGGCTGGCGCGTGCCGCCAACGACGTGGCCGACGTGATCCTGCATTCCGACCCGAGCGAGGCCCATGCCAAGGTCAAGGCGATGGCGCAGCGCTACTCGCGCGCGCTGGGCATTTCCGCGCAGGACTTCGATACCGCCGCCGACCTGGCGCGCCGCAACCTCTCGCAGATGGCCGAGGCGATGGAGATCCGCCTGCCCAAGAGCTCGCCCGGCCAGCGCCTGCTGGCACCGCTGACGCCCGCGCCGGGCGACAGCCTGTCGCCGCACGAGCTGCACGCCACCACCGTGATGTACGAGCCCACCATGGTGCTGGACGAGCGCCAGGTCTCGCTGGAACAGGCGTCCGAGACCCTGGCCGCGGGCATCCAGGACATCACCAACGCGATGGTGGAGAACTTCAAGCTCAACGAAGTGTTGCGCATGATCCTGGAGACGATTTACCGCGGCCTGGGTTTCCGGCGCGTGGTGTTCTGCCTGCGCGACCCCAAGACCGAAACGCTCACCGGGCGCTTTGGCCTGGGCGAGGGCGTGGAACTGGTGGCGCCGCTGTTCCGTGTGCCGCTGCGGCATGCGCCCGGGGCGCATGTCGATCTGTTCGCCGCGGTCTGTCAGAAGGGGGTCGACACCTTGATTGCCGACGCCACCGTGGCCAAGATTGCCGAGCGCCTGCCGGCCTGGTTCATGGGGGCGCCCAAGGCCCCCAGCTTCCTGATCCTGCCGATGGCCATGAAGGGCGCGCCCTTCGCGATGATCTATGCCGACAAGGCCACGCCGGGCGGCATCGATCTGGGGGAGAAGGAGCTGTCGCTGTTGCGCACGCTGCGCAACCAGGCGGTGATGGCGTTCAAGCAGGCGAGCTGA
- a CDS encoding serine/threonine protein kinase has protein sequence MRRFGRFELRALLNKSTRSMLWLVHDSRHGQEMLLAMPRQAPNSEAAMAHWLKTAHAGARVQHPNLAHVIEVGRVEQWPFVAYDRALGETLDERLARQPAPTPLEAADWVCQLLEGLAFAHEAGHAHRDLQSSYLLIDAANKVRLAGLELAQEVFPAGVDFNTVTRRAVRESAEEDVLCVGLLLHRLLSGRAVLEQQDLQAAVQQMQPLGKELVRLGWETPHPIPEPLRAIANRATDRQARQRYHLARSFLRALDGWRTAAAYDQGGPIALLMDKLQRIGHLPASSGKLHRIGQSSSLEGQHASELSSLVLQDMGLSLELLRRVNNALKQQGVTSGGTVLNMQRAIAMLGLNGLQQAARSLKPWPGPLGEVQAALLRSLMTRVHRAGMVAQALRPAGYDGEVVYLITVLQNLGRLLLQYHFADDAQQIRQLMQPGEATEDNPNPQGMSEVAAAYAVLGCDLNALALAVARYWALGEEVMHMMHRQAPDAPVRSAEGDAELLRLTCSLANELIDAQLLPEAKRQPAIELATRRYARVLGLGLRDVLQALHPEQARQDGDAPFRSAGVAIAEASFSAPLPTEPGTLDGDAESMAPRDGAAPLPKASTLRAKLGGKPPEETS, from the coding sequence ATGCGCCGCTTCGGGCGCTTCGAGCTGCGCGCCCTGCTCAACAAGAGCACGCGCAGCATGCTGTGGCTGGTGCATGACTCGCGCCACGGCCAGGAGATGCTGCTGGCGATGCCGCGCCAGGCGCCCAATAGCGAGGCGGCGATGGCCCATTGGCTCAAGACCGCCCATGCCGGCGCACGCGTGCAGCACCCGAACCTGGCCCATGTGATCGAGGTCGGGCGGGTCGAGCAATGGCCCTTCGTGGCCTACGACCGCGCGCTGGGCGAAACCCTGGACGAGCGCCTGGCGCGCCAGCCAGCGCCCACGCCGCTGGAGGCCGCCGACTGGGTCTGCCAGCTGCTCGAGGGCCTGGCCTTCGCGCACGAGGCCGGCCATGCGCATCGCGATCTGCAAAGCAGCTACCTGTTGATCGACGCCGCCAACAAGGTGCGCCTGGCTGGCCTGGAATTGGCGCAGGAGGTGTTCCCCGCCGGCGTGGACTTCAACACCGTCACGCGCCGCGCGGTGCGCGAGTCGGCCGAGGAGGATGTGCTGTGCGTCGGCCTGCTCCTGCACCGCCTGCTGAGTGGCCGCGCGGTGCTGGAGCAGCAGGATCTGCAGGCCGCGGTGCAGCAGATGCAGCCGCTGGGCAAGGAGCTGGTGCGCCTGGGCTGGGAGACGCCGCATCCGATCCCCGAGCCGCTGCGCGCCATCGCCAACCGCGCCACCGACCGCCAGGCGCGCCAGCGCTACCACCTGGCGCGCAGCTTCCTGCGCGCGCTGGACGGCTGGCGCACCGCCGCCGCCTACGACCAGGGCGGGCCGATCGCGCTGCTGATGGACAAGCTGCAGCGCATCGGCCATCTGCCGGCCAGCTCGGGCAAGCTGCACCGCATCGGCCAGTCCTCCTCGCTGGAGGGTCAGCATGCCAGCGAGCTCTCCAGCCTGGTGCTGCAGGACATGGGCCTGAGCCTGGAGCTGCTGCGCCGCGTCAACAACGCGCTCAAGCAGCAGGGCGTTACCAGCGGCGGCACGGTGCTGAACATGCAGCGCGCCATCGCCATGCTGGGGCTGAACGGCCTGCAGCAGGCGGCGCGCTCGCTCAAGCCCTGGCCGGGGCCGCTCGGCGAGGTGCAGGCGGCGCTGCTGCGCAGCCTGATGACGCGGGTGCATCGGGCCGGCATGGTGGCCCAGGCGCTGCGTCCGGCCGGCTATGACGGCGAGGTGGTCTACCTCATCACGGTGCTGCAGAACCTCGGCCGCCTGCTGCTGCAGTACCACTTTGCCGACGATGCGCAGCAGATCCGCCAGCTCATGCAGCCGGGCGAGGCCACCGAAGACAACCCCAATCCGCAGGGCATGAGCGAGGTCGCCGCCGCCTACGCGGTGCTGGGCTGCGACCTGAATGCGCTGGCCCTGGCGGTGGCGCGCTACTGGGCGCTGGGCGAAGAGGTGATGCACATGATGCATCGCCAGGCGCCCGATGCGCCGGTGCGCAGCGCCGAGGGCGATGCCGAACTGCTGCGCCTGACCTGCAGCCTGGCCAACGAGCTGATCGACGCGCAACTGCTGCCCGAGGCCAAGCGCCAGCCGGCCATCGAGCTGGCGACACGGCGCTATGCGCGCGTGCTGGGCCTGGGGCTGCGCGATGTGTTGCAGGCCCTGCATCCCGAGCAGGCACGGCAGGACGGTGATGCCCCGTTCCGGTCGGCCGGAGTGGCCATCGCCGAGGCCAGTTTCAGTGCGCCGCTGCCCACCGAGCCCGGCACGCTCGATGGCGATGCAGAATCGATGGCGCCGCGCGACGGTGCCGCCCCGCTACCCAAGGCCTCGACGCTCAGAGCGAAACTGGGCGGCAAACCTCCCGAGGAGACTTCCTGA